CCCAACATCTGAGGAAGAAATTTATCAGGCTTTGCAGCGATGATGATTTTATCTGCCTTTATTCGTTCACCGGAAGCCAATTCAATAAGATTCCCATCTATAGTTTTAACAGCCGTATTCAACCGAATGGAAGTTTTGGTCAATTTGGATTTCAATTGATCTGAAATAGCCTGCATCCCGTTTTCAGGAACAGCAGCATGACCTAAAGAAAACATTTTGAAAACAAAATTGAACATTCTTGAGGAAGTCTCCAGTTCATTTTCAAGAAAAATCCCTTTAAAAAAAGGCATAAAGAAGTTTTCAATGATTTTCTCCGAAAAGCCATAATCTCTTAAAAACTGTAATGTCGTCTTGTCAGGTTCATTGAAAATCTCTTCCTCTTTTTTACTTTTCAAAGATTGCGTCAGTTTGAAAATCCTGAACTTATCCATAAAAGTACCCACGGACGAAAAGGCCATGCTCACAACTTTCAAGGGGTTGCGCAGAGGATCATGAATGGTAAATAAATTGCCCGGCCTAAGTACTATCGCTCCAGGATTGAATTTTTTGAGTTTTAAGGAATCATAATCCAAATACCTTTGAGCTTCGGGATAAGCGGTCAATAAGACCTGAAATCCTCTATCGAAAATAAATCCATCCTGATAATCCGACCTCACTCTTCCACCTACCACCTTATCTGATTCCAAAATAACAGGGCTAAAACCTGCGCGCTCAAGTTCATATGCTGCAATAAGGCCCGAAATTCCTGCCCCAATAATATATATATCCATTTCTGTGTTTAACATAAGCTTCTCTTTAGAGACCATTTTTAACGCAAATTGTTTCCTGTTACAATTTAAGTTTTTCTTTTCTACCGTTTAAAGTTTTATCCTTCGAATACTGTAATTAATGATCAAAACTTGGATGCCTTGGTTTATTTTGCACACAAATTAAAATCCCATGAAAATATTCAAGATCAGTTTATTCCTCCTTTTCTTCAATCTATCATTTGGTGGCTACGCCCAATCAGTCTATTTCCCCCCATTTGGAGATTGGGAGCAAAAAAATCCTTCTGATTTAAAAGTGGATGGTAACAAAATACAAGCAGCTATCGATTTTGCGATTAATACGGAAAGCGAAGCAAATAAAAACATGAAAATAGCGCATTATCAAAGTGCTTTTGGAAGAGAACCATTTGGATTTCCTGTTGGACCTATGAGAGACAGAGGTGAGGCCGCAGGATTGATTGTTTACAAAGGATATATCATCGGTAAATGGGGCGATCCACATCGTGTTGATCTTACTTTCAGTGTAGCTAAAAGTATTTTATCCACCACAGTAGGATTGGCAGTTGACCAAGGTTTAATCAAAAGTGAAAAAGATTTGGTATATCCCTATATGGGACCAATTATCCCCTATGAGCCCCAAAGAGCCATGATGAATAAATCTGATCATTTGATGGAAGAGGA
This window of the Aquiflexum balticum DSM 16537 genome carries:
- a CDS encoding protoporphyrinogen/coproporphyrinogen oxidase; the encoded protein is MLNTEMDIYIIGAGISGLIAAYELERAGFSPVILESDKVVGGRVRSDYQDGFIFDRGFQVLLTAYPEAQRYLDYDSLKLKKFNPGAIVLRPGNLFTIHDPLRNPLKVVSMAFSSVGTFMDKFRIFKLTQSLKSKKEEEIFNEPDKTTLQFLRDYGFSEKIIENFFMPFFKGIFLENELETSSRMFNFVFKMFSLGHAAVPENGMQAISDQLKSKLTKTSIRLNTAVKTIDGNLIELASGERIKADKIIIAAKPDKFLPQMLGQFKPSRKVVNLYFSLEKSFFASPMIGLVTDKLFLVNNLVFMTDVSKSYSKTGRALLSVSITKSVKLDDKLIEKVKIELEALTDIKSEHFKLEKVYEIEDALPQIDDMKSSMPATQTKIYDNVFLSGDYLLNGSINAAMTAGRKAAEAVILSIQPNMH